The following proteins come from a genomic window of Pyxidicoccus sp. MSG2:
- a CDS encoding SgcJ/EcaC family oxidoreductase encodes MIRTRFSLATVAAVFLTVALSPLANAAPAGARAQDEAALRKLVADQTEAWNRQDAAAWSKDFTDDATFINIVGTIFSGRAEIEKRHAFVFGTLFKGSRSEVTVRNLLFLDGGVAVVDTEHQVTGYAGLPPGVQATTPGVLRTQMRYVLKKTRGRWLIVAGQNTDVKPAPVPAGSSPAPAGH; translated from the coding sequence GTGATTCGTACCCGCTTCTCCCTCGCAACTGTCGCCGCCGTGTTCCTGACCGTCGCCCTCTCCCCCCTGGCCAATGCGGCCCCGGCCGGAGCGCGCGCGCAGGACGAAGCGGCCCTCCGCAAGCTCGTGGCCGACCAGACCGAGGCCTGGAACCGCCAGGACGCGGCGGCGTGGAGCAAGGACTTCACCGACGACGCCACCTTCATCAACATCGTCGGCACCATCTTCAGCGGCCGCGCCGAAATCGAGAAGCGACATGCCTTCGTCTTCGGCACCCTCTTCAAGGGCAGCCGCAGCGAGGTGACGGTGCGCAACCTCCTGTTCCTCGACGGAGGCGTGGCGGTGGTCGACACGGAGCACCAGGTGACCGGCTACGCGGGGCTGCCTCCGGGCGTCCAGGCCACCACGCCGGGCGTGCTGCGAACCCAGATGCGGTACGTGCTGAAGAAGACCCGCGGCCGGTGGCTCATCGTCGCGGGCCAGAACACCGACGTGAAGCCCGCGCCCGTCCCTGCCGGAAGCTCGCCGGCGCCTGCCGGGCATTGA